From the genome of Fibrobacter sp. UWR3, one region includes:
- a CDS encoding SLC13 family permease, translated as MTKAKFIKFIIASVLAIAALFLPYESLGFDAASPMGPLNPLEIRVIGVFVMAALFWILQPFPIWSTSMLVIVLMIVTMSDSSLAPFRVDGVTMISHKSIMATFANPIIMLFLGGFFLAAAATKYKMDLNLARVLLKPFGKNPKFVLLGLMLITAVFSMFMSNTATAAMMLAILAPVLKLFDEDDRGKAAFALAIPLGANIGGMGTPIGTPPNAIALGALNDAVARGDLVANPVTFGQWMAFGIPYVIILMVVAWLLLVKIYPIKMKQMVLNIEGAGKFDTSPKAIIVYITFVVCVLLWVTGKNVHGINDNAIAMIPMAVFALTGVITKKDLNAMSWDVLWLVAGGFALGVGLNATGLAAHLIKTIPFATWSPLALMVGCGIICLFMANFMSHTSTATLLVPILCAVGIACQDNLVGLGGVTALLVSVAFASSLGMSLPISTPPNALAHATGYTDTRGMAITGVVMGLVGLVLSWGMMIFLAHVNFFGTPAPKAADKVAEPAAVTKVVEQPAPEAPAAVVADSSVVDTTAVDSAAVDSAAVADSAVVDSNAAVVDSAAAAQVAADSAAAKAAADSAAAAQATADSIAAAKATADSIEQVKAAEAAALVAAAEAKKARQDSIAAVKKAKADSVAAAKKAAAEAKKARQDSIAAAKKAAAEAKKAEAEKKKAEAAEAKKKAAEEKKAAAAAKKAQQDSIAAVKKAKADSVAAAKKAAAEAKKAEAEKKKAEAAEAKKKAAEEKKAAAAAKKAQQDSIAAVKKAKADSVAAAKKAAAEAKKAEAEKKKAEAAEAKKKAAEEKKAAAAAKKAQQDSIAAVKKAKADSVAAAKKAAAEAKKAEAAEAKKKAAEEKKAAAAAKKAQQDSIAAVKKAKADSVAAAKKAAAEAKKAEEAKKKAEAAEAKKKAAEEKKAAAAAKKAHQDSIAAVKKAKADSIAAVKKAKADSVAAAKKAAAEAKKAEEAKKKAEAAEAKKKAAEEKKAAAAAKKAQQDSIAAVKKAKADSVAAAKKAAAEAKKAEEAKKKAEAAEAKKKAAEEKKAAAAAKKAQQDSIAAVKKAKADSVAAAKKAAAAAKKAQQDSIAAVKKAKADSVAAAKKAAAEAKKAEEAKKKADEAAAKKAEAEAKKAEAEAKKAEAEAKKAEAEAKKAEAEAAKAQAEAKKAEAAAPAPAAKPAEAPKAAAQPAAKPAAAKPAAAPAKK; from the coding sequence ATGACAAAGGCTAAATTCATCAAATTCATTATTGCGTCGGTGCTCGCCATCGCCGCTCTCTTCTTGCCCTACGAATCCCTCGGATTCGATGCAGCAAGCCCCATGGGACCCCTGAACCCGCTCGAAATCCGCGTCATCGGCGTTTTCGTCATGGCCGCTCTTTTCTGGATCCTGCAACCGTTCCCGATCTGGTCCACCTCGATGCTTGTCATCGTGCTCATGATTGTCACGATGTCCGATTCGTCGCTCGCCCCGTTCCGCGTGGACGGTGTGACGATGATTAGCCACAAGTCCATCATGGCGACCTTTGCAAACCCCATCATCATGCTCTTCCTGGGTGGGTTCTTCCTTGCTGCCGCCGCCACCAAGTACAAGATGGACTTGAACTTGGCCCGCGTGCTCCTGAAGCCCTTCGGCAAGAACCCGAAGTTCGTGCTCCTCGGCCTCATGCTCATTACGGCTGTGTTCTCGATGTTCATGAGCAATACCGCTACCGCAGCCATGATGCTTGCCATCCTCGCCCCGGTGCTCAAGCTCTTTGACGAAGACGATCGCGGTAAGGCTGCTTTTGCCCTTGCTATTCCGCTCGGTGCCAACATCGGTGGTATGGGTACCCCGATCGGCACGCCTCCTAACGCCATCGCCCTTGGTGCCCTGAACGATGCCGTTGCCCGTGGTGACCTTGTCGCGAACCCGGTGACCTTCGGCCAGTGGATGGCCTTCGGTATTCCGTACGTGATTATTTTGATGGTGGTTGCTTGGCTCCTGCTCGTGAAGATTTACCCGATCAAGATGAAGCAGATGGTCCTGAATATTGAAGGTGCCGGCAAGTTCGATACGAGCCCCAAGGCTATCATCGTTTACATTACCTTTGTCGTGTGTGTGCTTTTGTGGGTGACGGGCAAGAACGTTCACGGTATTAACGATAACGCGATTGCAATGATCCCGATGGCCGTGTTTGCCCTTACCGGCGTGATTACCAAGAAGGATTTGAATGCGATGAGCTGGGACGTGCTCTGGCTCGTGGCTGGTGGTTTTGCCCTGGGTGTTGGCCTCAATGCGACTGGCCTTGCCGCTCACCTTATCAAGACGATCCCGTTTGCAACCTGGTCTCCGCTTGCTCTCATGGTCGGCTGCGGTATCATTTGCTTGTTCATGGCGAACTTCATGAGCCATACCTCTACGGCTACGCTTTTGGTCCCGATTCTTTGTGCTGTGGGCATCGCTTGCCAGGACAACCTCGTTGGCCTCGGTGGCGTGACCGCTCTCCTCGTTTCCGTTGCGTTTGCTAGCTCTCTCGGCATGAGCCTCCCGATTTCGACTCCGCCTAACGCCCTTGCGCATGCGACGGGCTATACGGATACGCGCGGTATGGCGATTACGGGTGTTGTCATGGGACTGGTCGGTCTGGTTCTCTCTTGGGGAATGATGATTTTCCTCGCCCATGTGAACTTCTTTGGTACGCCGGCGCCGAAGGCTGCTGATAAGGTCGCAGAGCCTGCCGCAGTGACCAAGGTTGTGGAACAGCCTGCTCCGGAAGCACCTGCTGCCGTAGTCGCAGATTCTTCTGTTGTTGATACTACTGCTGTTGATAGCGCGGCTGTCGATTCTGCCGCTGTTGCCGATTCTGCAGTTGTTGATAGCAACGCTGCTGTCGTGGATAGCGCCGCTGCCGCTCAGGTTGCTGCAGATAGTGCTGCCGCGAAGGCCGCTGCTGATAGTGCCGCTGCCGCCCAGGCTACCGCCGATAGTATTGCTGCTGCAAAGGCTACTGCTGATTCCATTGAACAGGTAAAGGCTGCTGAAGCCGCTGCTCTCGTTGCTGCTGCCGAAGCCAAGAAGGCTCGCCAGGATAGCATTGCCGCTGTGAAGAAAGCCAAGGCCGACAGCGTTGCTGCCGCCAAGAAGGCCGCTGCCGAAGCCAAGAAGGCTCGCCAGGATAGCATCGCCGCCGCCAAGAAGGCCGCTGCCGAAGCCAAGAAGGCAGAAGCAGAAAAGAAGAAGGCAGAAGCCGCTGAAGCCAAGAAGAAGGCTGCCGAAGAAAAGAAGGCTGCCGCAGCCGCGAAGAAGGCTCAGCAGGATAGCATCGCCGCCGTGAAGAAGGCCAAGGCCGACAGCGTTGCCGCCGCCAAGAAGGCTGCTGCCGAAGCCAAGAAGGCAGAAGCAGAAAAGAAGAAGGCAGAAGCCGCTGAAGCCAAGAAGAAGGCTGCCGAAGAAAAGAAGGCTGCCGCAGCCGCGAAGAAGGCTCAGCAGGATAGCATCGCCGCCGTGAAGAAGGCCAAGGCCGACAGCGTTGCCGCCGCCAAGAAGGCTGCTGCCGAAGCCAAGAAGGCAGAAGCAGAAAAGAAGAAGGCAGAAGCCGCTGAAGCCAAGAAGAAGGCTGCCGAAGAAAAGAAGGCTGCCGCAGCCGCGAAGAAGGCTCAGCAGGATAGCATCGCCGCAGTGAAGAAGGCCAAGGCCGACAGCGTCGCCGCCGCCAAGAAGGCTGCTGCTGAAGCAAAGAAGGCAGAAGCCGCTGAAGCCAAGAAGAAGGCCGCAGAAGAAAAGAAAGCCGCCGCTGCCGCGAAGAAAGCCCAGCAGGATAGCATTGCCGCCGTGAAGAAGGCTAAGGCCGACAGCGTCGCCGCCGCCAAGAAGGCCGCTGCTGAAGCCAAGAAGGCAGAAGAAGCCAAGAAGAAGGCAGAAGCCGCTGAAGCCAAGAAGAAAGCTGCCGAAGAAAAGAAGGCCGCCGCTGCCGCGAAGAAGGCTCATCAGGATAGCATTGCTGCCGTAAAGAAGGCCAAGGCCGACAGCATTGCCGCTGTGAAGAAGGCCAAGGCCGACAGCGTCGCCGCTGCCAAGAAGGCCGCTGCTGAAGCAAAGAAGGCAGAAGAAGCCAAGAAGAAGGCTGAAGCCGCTGAAGCCAAGAAGAAAGCTGCCGAAGAAAAGAAAGCCGCAGCCGCTGCAAAGAAAGCCCAGCAGGATAGCATCGCCGCCGTGAAGAAGGCCAAGGCCGACAGTGTCGCCGCCGCCAAGAAGGCCGCTGCCGAAGCAAAGAAGGCCGAAGAAGCCAAGAAGAAGGCTGAAGCCGCTGAAGCCAAGAAGAAAGCTGCCGAAGAAAAGAAAGCCGCAGCTGCTGCGAAGAAGGCTCAGCAGGATAGCATCGCCGCAGTGAAGAAAGCTAAGGCCGACAGCGTCGCCGCCGCCAAGAAAGCCGCCGCTGCTGCGAAGAAGGCACAGCAGGATAGCATCGCCGCAGTGAAGAAGGCTAAGGCCGACAGCGTCGCCGCCGCCAAGAAGGCTGCTGCCGAAGCCAAGAAGGCTGAAGAGGCCAAGAAGAAGGCTGACGAAGCTGCTGCCAAGAAGGCAGAAGCAGAGGCTAAGAAGGCTGAAGCTGAAGCAAAGAAGGCAGAAGCCGAAGCCAAGAAGGCAGAGGCTGAGGCTAAGAAGGCCGAAGCTGAAGCAGCTAAGGCTCAGGCTGAGGCAAAGAAGGCAGAAGCAGCCGCTCCGGCCCCTGCTGCAAAGCCTGCCGAAGCGCCGAAGGCTGCCGCGCAGCCGGCTGCAAAGCCCGCTGCCGCAAAACCCGCAGCCGCTCCCGCCAAGAAGTAA